The genomic stretch TGTCCCAGGTGGTGCCGCCATCTCCTGGGATTGGGTAATGGCCTCTCCTGTACTGTCAGTCAGCTGCAGGGTCAGCCTGGGTCTGGTGAGTCTTTAACTAGTTCATGTCACCTCTGGGCTGGGAGCCTCTGTCCCAGGGACACATGTGACTGAAGGCTTGGAGCCAGAAGCTGGTGGGCAGGTGAGCCCCAGGGGATTCTGGATCCACACCATGGAAGGTGAGTCTGGGCCCTGCTCAGCTGCTCCTTCACTGAGTCCTGGGAAGCGATCATCCAGGGACTCCAGACGGCCAGGCCGGTGGGTCTCTGTACTGTGAGTTCTAGCACTCAGGGAGCAGCAATGCTGTGAACACTCTGATCACGAGGCACAGCAGTGATCACAGGACACTTGGCAGGTTCCTTGATAAGGCTATGCCACGTCCTGCCTGCCTCACCTGCGTGGGAGAGACCCAGGCAAGCAGCCTGGCCCAGTGCCTGGGTTAAGGGCCCTTGGGAGAGCGCCACTGGCAGGGTCCTAACACAGGAGTTGTCCCTGTGTCAGCAGGTGCCGCGTTGAGGCTTCTGGACAACATGTTCCAGCTCACCCAGGAGCTCAGCGCGGCCTTTTTCCAGAGGCACCAGCTGACTGCTGCTATGGCCGACACCTTCCTGGAGCATCTCTGTTTGCTGGACATAGACTCTGAGCCCATCACCACCCGCAACACCAGCATCATCTGCACCATAGGTACCCACCCTCTTCCCCACATGAACTGCTGCAGCTAAAACTTGGGAGGACTCACAGTGGCAGCTAATGACCAGCTGGGGTGCTGGCTCCTctaaggcagtgtttctcaatctctTCGATACCAGGGATCAGCTTGCTGCCTTCTTAAACTGTGTTAGGAGATGTCAGGGACCGGTGCCAGTCCGTGGGCCAgtcgttgagaaccactgctctaagggaCACTGGGTTTGGATAAAAGTTTGAGGGACCCATCTAGGGGGAGtgagggtagggtgaccagacagcaaatgtgaaaaattgggatggggtggagggtaataggagcctatgtaagaaaaagacccaaaaattgggactgtccctataaaatcgggacatctggtcaccctaagtgagGGGCACAGATGAGCTCCTGGGGCATAAGAACAAGATGTGAGACACCTgctggggaggtggggaatggATTTGAGGGGAAGCACCCTCCCATCAGCAGTACTCACCTGAGCCCCATGCTGTTAAAGGTCCTGCCTCCCGCTCTGTGGAGATGCTGAGGGAGATGATTAAGGCTGGAATGAACATCGCACGCCTGAACTTCTCGCATGGCTCACATGAGGTACGAGAGGAGGTACATGCCAAGCATCACATCAGATCAGGAACCACCAGTCTCTCAGGATGGTGGTGGGATCTTGGTAGTGCACAGTTAGGGAATATCCTGCACACTGGAGACAGCTGGGGAGCAATCCTACCCTGTGATTGGCTGACAGTCCTGTCTGGTGAGGCTGGAATGAGGAAGATTCCTCGCTCTGGGGTcctgggggaaggagctgggatgggaaatTATTCCTGCAGACTTGGAGGCAGACCCAGGATGCGGCCCACTTTGGGGATAGAGTCCCAGAGGCATAGCACAGAGaccctggggaaagggaggggcggggcagggtcccAGGATGGGTAAGGATAGTGATGAAGGTGCAGAGCccccagggtggggcagggtccCTGGGGACAAGGCACAGGGCCTTTGGATGGTCTCTGCCCTGCAGATCCAGCCCTTTTTCTCCAACAGTGTCATGCCGGATCCATTGAAAACATCTGGGAGGCAACTGAGAGCTTTGCCTCCAACCCCTTTTCTACCACCCTGTGGCCATTGCCCTGGACACCAAGGGGCCAGAAATCCACACGGGGCTGGTGAAAGCGGTGAGTATGGCAAGATCAGCAGCAAAACGGGGTGCGAGGGtctgcccagctctgctgcagaaaGCGTCATTGGAGGGATCAGGCAGCTGGGCATGGGGGCAGTGGGTGCTGGGCATGAGGAAGCATTGTCAGAAGGCTTGGGAAGGTGACTGTGAGGGGCTGGTGCATCGTGGACTGGGCTGTGGTGAGCAGAGCTGGTCTAGCTGGATCAGGGAAGGCCAGGTTGTGATGGAGCCCCAATCCCATCCGTGCTGCTGCAGGGCGAGAACATGGAGGTGGAGCTAGTGAAGGGCTCCTGGGTGACAGTCACCACTGATGATGCCTTCAAGGAGTGCTGCGACCAGGCCACCATCTGGGTGGATTACAAGAACCTCCCCAACGTCGTCAAGGTCGGTGGGAAGATCTTTGTAGATGATGGGCTCATCTCCCTGCTGGTCAAGGAAATCAGTATGTCCCCCCACACTCTGTGGGGCTCTGCACTCGCTCCCAGCCCACGATCCTGGAGTGTCTGTACTGCTCCTTGTTGCCCCCGCATGTCTGTGCTGCCCCCCCCGCCTAAGTCACCTGTCCCCTTTCCATGTGAttccctcacccctgccccttctgtgcccccttctgccccctggaGCTTCCATGctggcccctctgtgcctcatGCTACTCCCTTGGGCAGGGTGTCTCAGCCTGatcctgctgctctctctctggCCAGGTGCTGACAGCTGCATAACGGAGATAGAAAATGTGGGGATGCTATGCAGCCGTAAGGGGGTCAACCTGCCAGGGGCAGAGGTTGACCTCCCAGCTGTGTCAGAGCGGGACATCTGTGACCTGCACTTCGGGCtgcagcatggtgtagacatgATCTTCGCCTCTGTCATCCGCAAAGCCGCAGATGTGGCCGCCATCCGGGACGTGCTGGGCGAGCGTGGCTGTGCTATCAAGATCATCAGCAAGATCGAGAACCACGAGGGTGTCAGAAAGTAACTGTCTCATCTACCCTTCAGCCTCACTGAGTACTCACTCTTCCGTCCATCTGTTCCTATGTCCCACTGAGCACCCTGGCCACCCCATGTCCATCTCCCAGTCCTGCTGCATCCATCTGTTCCTGTGTCCTAATGAGCACCCACCCCCACTGTGTCCAtcttgtctgtctgtcccagATGTCCATCTCTGCCCTGCATCCATCTGTCCCTCTGCTCCACCAAGCACCTGCCCCCTCATGTCCATCTCTGCCCTGCATCCATCTGTCCCTCTGCTCCACCAAGCACCTGCCCCCTCATGTCCACCTCTGCCCTGCATCCATCTGTCCCTCTGCTCCACCAAGCACCTGCCCCCTCATGTCCATCTCTGCCCTGCATCCATCTGTCCCTCTGCTCCACCAAGCACCTGCCCCCTCATGTCCATCTCTGCCCTGCATCCATCTGTCCCTCTGCTCCACCAAGCACCTGCTCCCTCATGTCCATCTCTGCCCTGCATCCATCTGTCCCTCTTCTCCACCAAGCACTTGCCCCCTCATGTCCATCTCTGCCCTGTGTCCGtctgcccctctgctccaccaAGCACCTGCCCCCTCATGTCCATCTCTGCCCTGCATCCGtctgcccctctgctccaccaAGCACCTGCCCCCTCATGTCCATCTCTGCCCTGCATCCATCTGTCCCTCTGCTCCACCAAGCACCTGCCCCCTCATGTCCATCTCTGCCCTGCATCCATCTGTCCCTTTGCTCCACCAAGCACTTGCCCCCTCATGTCCATCTCTGCCCTGTGTCCgtctgcccctctgccccacccaccACCCTCTGCTACACACTGCACTGAGTGATCTGCCCCTTTGTCTGTGTATCTCTGCACCCCCAGTACCGGGTGTCcatctgcccccccgccccacaggtGAATTGCAGGGTGCAGTCCCAGGAATCCGGCAGTCCGGAACGCTGCCCTGTCTGTCCACCTGTAAAATTGGCCATGGGAAAAAGAAACTCCTACTTGTGACCTCCTCTTGCCCAGAGCTCGCGACTCTCCTTCCTGCACACTAACCGCTAGACTCACTGGTTCTGTAAACACTCTCTGCAGCAGTGCAGCACTTTCTGTGAGTTGGCTAGGGTGGCGGACACCAGGGCCGGGTTTCTTCCGGGCCCTGCCCATAGCGCTaagcctggctctgccctgctgcAGGTTCAATGAGATCCTGGAAGCCAGTGATGGGATCATGGTGGCTCATGGGGACCTGGGCATCAAAATCCCAGCAGAGAAAGTCTTCCTGGCTCAGAAGATGATGATTGGCCACTGCAACCGTGCCGGGAAGCCTGTGATCTGTGCTACACAGGTTAGcccccacccctgagcagcaGGAGCTGACATGGACAGACCCAACTCTGCTGTGCCCAGCTGGGGACTCCAGATCCTGCCCCGCCAGGTCTGGGGGATTAGGCAAAACCCCCAACCCCTATATCTGTGTGGGAGCCCTGGACACTGGGAATGCTGGGTGAAGTGCTGGTCTGGCGCTAGCGATGAGGATTAGGCCTCATCATCATGTGAAACATGTCCTTGAcgtctccctccctttcccccacagatGCTGGAGAGCATGATCAAGAAGCCCCGTCCCACCCGGGCAGAGAGCAGCGACGTGGCCGATTCCAATTCCGAttccaaaacctagtgaattgTGCTGGACGGAGCTGACTGCATCATGTTGTCAGGAGAGACAGCCAAGGGGGCCTACCCTGTGGAAGCTGTGCGCATGCAGCATGCAGTGCGTACCCTGGAGAGATGTAAGAGCACTTCagcctggcctctcccagcaggaggtgctatgGGAAGTGGGATGGAAGTGTGGCTTTGGAGGGAGCTGCCAGCTCTTGGCTCAGTCTCCCCCAGCAGGGCGTACTGTAGGGAGGCTTGGGCGTGTTGGCTGTAGTGAGACCATTCACCAGCTGCTTGGTCTCTCTGCAGATCGCCAGGGAGGCTGAGGCTGCCATCTATAACCAGCAGCTGTTTGAGGAGTTGTGCAAGGTCACCTCTCTGAGCCAGGACCCCACCAAGGTGACAGCCATTGGGGCCGTGGAGGCATCCTTCAAGTGCTGCACTGTGGCCATCATTGTGCTGACCACTTCGGGCAGGTAAGAGGTGAAGGGCTGGTTCTCCTGGGATGGGGGCTGTGCTCTTGGAGAGAGCATGGAGCCAGGCTCCTGTATGGAGGTTGTACCTTTCAGGGTGCCCAGAGGAGGAGACTAGTGGGTCGGAACCTTCCCCTTGGAACAATGTGTATCACTAACTCCTGGCCTGCTTAGCGCCCTTTCTGCAGGGAGCTTGCAGCACTTCCAGATCTCACAGACCTGAATGGAGACAGGGCTATCCCGCACACCAGGCTGAATCCAGGGAGTGAATATGGGGATTGGGCTGTTTTACTCCTTTTAACCTTCCGCCTTTCTCACAGGTCTGCACAGCTGCTCTCCCACTACCGGCCTCGTGCCCACATCATTGCCTTGACACGGAATGAGCAGGTGGCACGCCAGGTGCACCTGTGCCGCAGTGTCTTCCCTGTGCTTTATCGGGGAGTACAGCAGAAGGTGTGGGCAGATGATGTGGATCACAGAGTGCAGTTCAGCATAGAGATGGGTAAATGTGACCCTCCCCACAACACCTGCCTagcccagccagctcccctcTACCCCATGCCCGGCACGGCCTTTCCCCCAGTGCCCAGTCCCAACCACTTCACCCAGCTCCCAGCAATTCCTGGTCCACGCCATctgtctggcccagccagcctcccatccccctgctgctCCATGGGGACCCTGCCAGGGTCACCTtgcctctgctgctcctgcctgacCTTTCCCCAGCCTGCTCTCCCCTCACTCAccagctccttctcctccccagggAGGGTGCGTGGATTCCTGTGCTCCAATGATGTCATCATTATCATGACAGGCTGGAGACCTGGTGCCGGCTACACCAACATCATGCAGGTGGTGAAGGTATCGTGAGGAGCTGctgggagagagggctggggctgatgcTTCCATCTCCCACACTGGAAGCTCCCTGCTCCTGCTTCTTCACTTCATGCTGTGGCCCCGTCTGTACCACACAGCTTCCAGGCTTCAGCCAGTAAACGTTTCACCCAGGACCGCTTCCCTGGCATTACTGAACCAGCCCCCCAGGGGCTCTGTGGATACATCACCAGCATCACCACAGGGACCGCCCCAGACCCAGAGGGAAATGAGGGAGGAAGGTCCTAGACTCCAGAACACAAACTCCCCTCACTATGTCCTCCCAGCTAGGATTCTGCCACTGCCCCAGGGAGGCCCAACCAGGAGCTGTTGTGGCTCTTGGACCCCTTGGCAGCATGGGGGACCCTGGATGGGGTGGAAAGGTGGCAGCTGGGGTGAGGATGATGAACACAAAGGCATGGGAGTGGGTAGGGTGTTGGCACTGGGGGCattggggctggggatggaagCACAGGGCAGGGACAACTAGAACTCAGTCACACACTGGCGTGGTGGGTGGATGGCACCCTCGGAGGGGTCGGCCAAGCAGTATGAgcatgggctggggcaggggcatgcCCATCCTGTGcttcaccagctgaggagctcCTGCCCCAGGGTGGGAGTCACCCTGAGCTGAGACCTCAAGCCTACATCACCCCAGCTCTGATTCTGGGGAAGTTATCAGAACTAGCTCCTTCCTCCCACACCTGCTGGAAGAAGCCTGTCCCAGCAGCTGTGTCAGGCTCTGGAGCATTGGTACTGCCAGGGCCCTGCAGCATGTTCAGGCATCTGCCCTTGGGGGCTTCCCATGTGGCCAGGATCctgctggggtgtggggagggggctaaCACGGGCAGGGCCAGAGGAGGTAGACACTCCCCTGGCCCTGCTTCTGAGCAGCCAGAAACCTGCTCTTTCCCCAGGACATCCCTCTGCTGCAGGTTCCCCAGGGACAGCTCTAGCTTCTGTGATGGGGACGGGGCTGGTGCTGCAAGTTTTCCCCTCCCTGGGAtcagggagcagctgggctggtgctgtagcacccctccccccctgctccgGGTCACTTACCTCATGCGTTTCTGCTCGTGCCCATGTGCTGATTGGCAGTCTCCCTGTTATCTGCCATGATCCCTTGATCTGCAACTAAACTCATTTTAATCAATCTCTGCCCAGCTCCCTGTAATCCCTTTCaccaactgctgctgctcccagaggCACTGAGCCCCTAAAGCTAAATCCCACCAATCCCACTTCTCCATGGCTATAGCAGTGCCGGAGGCTAATGGCCATGGGAGACTCCTGGCTTCCAAGGGACAAGCTGATGGGACAGAGTCCCTGCTAATCGCTGCAAACCCGGCCTCCTTGAGGCTACATCTAACATACCCTAGGGCCAGGCTCTGTGGGAGAGCACtgcaggagggggagctgggctgctccctcttCTGGGCTACAAGGGTTTGGGCCATGCTGGACTGTGCCACTCTCTTCTCTGGACTGGGGCAGACAGGGCCTGCCCCGGAGCTGCTCTTCCTTCACAGCCACTGGGCAGTCCAGGGGCTGTGATTAGCCTGAGCTCTGCAGACAGATGGAACTGGTGGGTAAATCTGAGCTCTCCCAGCACCCGGGCCATATGGGCAGAAATAACATTTCCAAGCAAATGCTCTTTTCCCTTCCTCCGGCCTCAGTGCATGCGAGAGAACAGCCTAGACAGGGCCCTGCTCTGCTGAGCCCTAAGGACCTACACCCACAAAGCCAATCTGTGCAGAGGGGGCCAGTGTAATTTCCCACCTTTTTATGGGGCCCGAAGGGTTAACTGTGATGTGGTTACTCATAGTCATCTCCTGGGGAAAGCCCCCTCTGGAAGGAGCAAAGCCAGGAGAGcagtcctgccccagccccagggcccagGCTAGGTAGGACCTGTTCCAATTTCTATACAAtggcccagccccggggctcccagcaggTGTCCCCTGCACTCCCTCTTTCCTTGGGCTCATGGATGAGGGAGCAGAAGAGCCCTGGTGCAAGGTGCATGGGTGAGCTTCATGCCCATGAGAGACAGGGCTGTAAGGGGCCTCACATGTGTCTTGCTCCAGAGGGATTTCCAGCCCCAGCGTGGGGGCCCTCTCCCTGGCGGCTGTCAGTGCCACTGACCATCGTCCACACAAACAGCTGGTAGGCTGCAGCGCTGCCCCTGGCATTCCCAAACAGGAACCCAGGGATGCAGGGAGCCCAAGGACCAGAGTCTAAGAAGCTCAGAGTCAGCATAATCTGAAATAATCAAATTAACAAGAAACCTGCTAATCGGGGCTGAACTCCTCCTGTGTCATGGAGCCTAATTCCTGCACAATAAGGGGCTGCTGCTAGCGCCTCCAGTGAGTAAATGtcctggggacagacagacacaggggcacctgctgcccagctctgttctcccctccccccagggggtAGACAGACACCGCTGTGCCTCAGGGGCAGTACTGGGAGTCCCAGCTGGGCATGGCTAGGGGCCAGCTCACTGTGCTAGAAGCCTAACTGGGGACTGACAAggcactgctgcagggaagctTGCAGCCCTGGGCACTGCTGGGGAAAGCATGCAGCACTGGCATTCAGCTGGGCACTACTTTGAGGTCACTCCCTCTGCTTTTCCCCATCTTGAACTGGCTAGTGGGATACTGTaaggctgcagcagctgcctgtgGATGGGCTCAGATCTATACCCCAGGGCAGCTGGTGGGGATTACCTTGGGTTTCGGCTCGGTGCTGCACACACCACAGAGGTTTCTGTTCCCTGCAGAAATGTTCATTGGCTGCAGGGGTGCCTGGATCCCCAGCACCAGCCCATCgtgccctgtgtgaccttgattTAATCTGCTTAATGCCTGAAGGCCAAGCTGCAATCAGGCGCTattaaccctccctccccccagttaaTAAATGGAAGAAAGACTCTAAAGATTAAATACTAATCCCAAAATAAagcggtgtgtgtggggggtcccagctgctgccgCTGTGTCTGTGGGGGAGTGTTTGCTGCCTGTTGGGGAGTGGGTGATGTATGTGTGGGGGTACGATGCAGCCAAACCCTCCTCTCGGCTCCTAGGATGGAAGTGGGGGCCAAGTGCAAACTGCTACCTCAGTACACTATCCTTGTTTTAAAAATCCACCACAGACTTGCCCCGGTcaagccaccccttcccccagctccttctgTTCAGCTAATATTGGCTGCCTCCTCTGTGTGgtgagagccttctcctctgcagtgcCTCCTGTCCAAAACAACTGTGCTGGCCCATCAAGCCCCCACTGAAATCTCAGAGAGAGCCCAGCTTCTGTCCGCATCTCTCTCGGTCTCTCTTTTTGGCCTTGCCTGCCCCTTTGCTGCACAGCTTCCTGGCTCCAATGAGGGCTCGGGGGATACAATTTTTCCACCACCCCCATCTACAATCCTCTCCCAGTAGCTAGATTTGGCTTTGCCATTGGTCTTGGGAAGCAGCATTGTCCGGTTTCATTGCAGTCTTTGGACGAGCCCAGGCACCATTACAATTTCGTCAGGGTTGAAGGGCTTTGAGAATTACCCTGAACTGCCCCAGAGAGCAAGGCAGACTTTGAACTGCCAGCACCAAGGTGCCTGCACAGGCATTGCCTGAGCAAAGGGCACAAGGGGGCTGCCTTCCCTCTGGCCTGTTGTCACTACTAGGCACCATGACCAAAGAAGTCACTGGCGGGAAGACATCTAGAGCTGTGACTGCTGAAGAGCAGGGGCTAGGGACTTTTCTAACCCCAGCCGCAGGTGATGGGGTGGGTAGCATTTCACTGGGCCGCAGCTGCTTTATTGACAGAGGTGCAGTTAGATGCCAGCTTGGAGTCactctttattatttaaatctgttATGTACaacaactgaaaattaaaaaacgCTTTTAAAGTCTCTGCAATATGAAAACTACAAGCTCTGTACATTGACTGCTGTGCGTGCAAGAGTGAAGGATCATGGTCTTTGGTGACTTGACttgcacacacgcgcacacacacacacacagggtgctTCTACTGTGACCTTTCCTCCGGCCTGATTCCCCCTGTTGCTAATATGGGCGGGAGTGACAGCCTTTCTCTAGGGCAGGAGCTATATCCTGCTGCATCTAGCCCCCCCAACCTCCTTGGGGTGACACAAACAGATGTGGCTGCTGTGTTTGTAATCTTGCTTAGAACAAGGTCGGGCAGCACAGTGGTACTGGGGGTTACCCAGAGCACTGTGAACACTGGCACGCTCAGTAGCAGGACTGCCCGGGGTTAGCTACGACGGGGAACCTGCAGGAGAAGAGCCGCAGGGTGACACAGCCGCACAGAGCATGGTTTCCTCTCTGGAAAGACCAGAAAGGGTCCAGGCGCTGTGGAAGGAAGgccacagctctgcagctgccaCCTGGGCCAGCCCACACCTCGGCACTCTTCCTTTCAATGGAGTCCTACCACAATCGCTACAAATGTCTCTACATTACGTAGTGTAAACAAGAAGATCCTGGAATGTTTGAATCTAAGTGATGTGACTGCAGGCCCTTTCTAGAGGAGCTGCTGGGACAGATACACGGGGCCAAGtggaggggggaggcagggacagcGGGAAAGGACACTCAAGTCCATGAGAAGAAGGCAGTGCTGAATACTCCCTCCAATACAGGCATCAAAGTGATTCCCACTGGACTGAACTCTGCCAAGGGCTGAGCTCCCCCTCCTCATCCTGCAGTGAAGACTCTGGTCCCAACATCCCAAAATACAAATGGAGAGAAGAACTGAACAACTTACCTTTAAGAAATATTGTAAGAAAAGAACCCCTAGCCCAACACTGTGCTTAGCCATGGCTGGGCCTATCACCTCTAGCACAGGTACCTACAGGGCTGAGATTCATATTGCTGACACTGTCAGTGCTCCCAGAGCAGGGACGACAAGAAACAATTTTCCTGACTCTGGTAGTGGAAAGAAGAAGCTATACAGCACAacagagtttgggggagaggggacactaCTCTAACCCGTATCAGTAACACGTTTGGACCCGAAAGCAACACTATCACCAGAATTCAGCTGCTTAGCAGAGCCACGACTTGCACACACATTGCTAACTACTGGTTCCTGgagaggggcagctcgggctgagCCGGGAGACTCCCCGGAAATCCCAACCCTTCTGTACAGGGACGCAGAATCCTTCCCCTGGGGAGGCTACAAGTGAAGGAAGCAACACTGCTTCAAGCTGAGATCCAGGCAGTGACTGGGGCGTGAATGAccggcatggggaggggggatgtgaGCATCTCCTTTGCAATCCCCTGGAGTCACTTTAATGCTGATGAAGAACATCTTGGACTGACTTCCAGAAACTGGGTGGGTCTTTAGCAAGACTTGACCACAGACAGGGGGTGGGGATCAACTCTTCCCCTGACACTGAACTCCCTGGGATAGTGCTGCTCACTCAGACTAACCCCAGGCAATGGGGCACCAGCCTGCAAGGTAAGAGGAGAGaaaccccctggcccagctctCCAAGACCCTCCAGGGGTGCAGGAGCTAGTAGTCAAGAGCAGAGGTAGCAAAACTCTTTCCAAGTCCCTTCCCACAAGAGGGGAGCAGAAAACCATCTGGTCTGCTAAGAACACACCCAGTGAGAAATGCACATCTCGGTGTGATGCTGAGAGCCCTGAACTACAGCCTCCTGCCCTTAGCCTGTGCTCCCTGCCTCAGTACAGTGAAGGGGACAAGACCCAGCCAAGGAGGCCCTTCAGTCAGGTCTCTGAGTCTGactgccccagggctcccagaaCATCCATCACAGCCTGTCTCATGGGAACACACATCACCTTTGGCAACCCAGCACAAGCCCTGGGGGATCTGGGGACATTTCTATGCATTTTGCATTTCCAGGCGTGGCTCCTTACACTGAGGGGAGTTGATTAATCTTCTCTTGACAACCCACGAATACCATGAAcaagctcctcagggcagccaGCACTGGGGCTATGTCCTCAGAGTTAGCCTCCTGGACCCCAGGGCAGGCCAGGAGCTGTGAGGTCAAGGGAATCCACCAGCTCAAATCCAGCCCAGACCGTTACAGCCAGGACAGCCCTGGCCCACGGCCCATTTCTACAGGGACCATCTGACTATAAAGGCCAAGTGCTcggaggggtgggggatgagacaTACCTGCTCCCCatgcctcccttccccagggaacTGGGTTTTCTAGGGCTAGAGGAACTCGCATGAGCTCCTGCTGCACACATTTAAAGTCACCCTATGGGAGAGACGGGGCAGCTGAGATGTGTTCACAACCAGCAGTGACTTGCCAAGCCTCTGGGGACAAAGGCCACGTGTATGAGGATCTGTGTGGCCTCTCAGACTAGAccagctggggatgagagggagagaggggaagcacCGGGAGTCCTGGGGACTCGGAGCTGCCTGGGACCACAGGGTGCTGGATGGATTCATCTTGGCTTCCTGGGTTGGCCATGGTAGCCAGTGCCATGGGGCCCCAGGTGTCCTATTCTGGGTACAGAGGCTTGGAAGCTGGAGTGAGGGGGATTCCAGGCTCTCAGCAACCTTgcagc from Dermochelys coriacea isolate rDerCor1 chromosome 24, rDerCor1.pri.v4, whole genome shotgun sequence encodes the following:
- the PKLR gene encoding LOW QUALITY PROTEIN: pyruvate kinase PKLR (The sequence of the model RefSeq protein was modified relative to this genomic sequence to represent the inferred CDS: inserted 1 base in 1 codon; substituted 2 bases at 2 genomic stop codons) codes for the protein MEGAALRLLDNMFQLTQELSAAFFQRHQLTAAMADTFLEHLCLLDIDSEPITTRNTSIICTIGPASRSVEMLREMIKAGMNIARLNFSHGSHECHAGSIENIWEATESFASNPFXYHPVAIALDTKGPEIHTGLVKAGENMEVELVKGSWVTVTTDDAFKECCDQATIWVDYKNLPNVVKVGGKIFVDDGLISLLVKEISADSCITEIENVGMLCSRKGVNLPGAEVDLPAVSERDICDLHFGLQHGVDMIFASVIRKAADVAAIRDVLGERGCAIKIISKIENHEGVRKFNEILEASDGIMVAHGDLGIKIPAEKVFLAQKMMIGHCNRAGKPVICATQMLESMIKKPRPTRAESSDVADSNSDSKTXXIVLDGADCIMLSGETAKGAYPVEAVRMQHAIAREAEAAIYNQQLFEELCKVTSLSQDPTKVTAIGAVEASFKCCTVAIIVLTTSGRSAQLLSHYRPRAHIIALTRNEQVARQVHLCRSVFPVLYRGVQQKVWADDVDHRVQFSIEMGRVRGFLCSNDVIIIMTGWRPGAGYTNIMQVVKVS